The Oncorhynchus masou masou isolate Uvic2021 chromosome 6, UVic_Omas_1.1, whole genome shotgun sequence genome has a window encoding:
- the LOC135541453 gene encoding D(1B) dopamine receptor-like, with amino-acid sequence MENPAKYLSVHESHSVPLPLGEIMWNSTESEATSNGGKELVIRTVTGCLLSLLILWTLLGNIMVCSAVLRIRHLRSKVTNIFIVSLAVSDLFVAVLVMPWKAVAEVAGYWPFGTFCNYWVAFDIMCSTASILNLCIISVDRYWAISSPFRYERKMTQRVAFVMISVTWTLSVLISFIPVQLNWHKASEDETVGVHNASLGEVEENCDSSLNREYAISSSLISFYIPVAIMIVTYTRIYRIAQIQIRRIASLERAAEHATSCRANNRLECQHHNTLKTSIKRETKVLKTLSIIMGVFVCCWLPFFILNCIVPFCDKPPTDKDAGLPCVSETTFDVFVWFGWTNSSMNPIIYAFNAEFRKAFASLLGCRNFCSRTPVETVNISNELVSYNQDTLVHKEIVNAYVNMIPNVVECIEHEDTFDRISQLSHNNENATDSVCDLEDCEADISLDRMTPFTPNGLH; translated from the coding sequence ATGGAGAACCCCGCGAAATACCTCTCAGTGCACGAGAGCCACTCCGTCCCGTTACCTCTTGGGGAGATTATGTGGAACTCGACCGAATCGGAGGCAACATCCAACGGTGGAAAGGAATTGGTCATCCGGACAGTGACGGGCTGTTTGCTCTCCCTGCTCATCCTGTGGACACTACTGGGAAACATTATGGTGTGCTCCGCCGTACTCCGAATTCGGCACTTGCGAAGTAAAGTGACCAACATTTTCATCGTTTCTTTGGCTGTGTCGGATTTATTCGTTGCAGTTCTCGTGATGCCATGGAAAGCTGTGGCCGAGGTGGCGGGGTATTGGCCCTTTGGTACTTTTTGTAATTACTGGGTGGCTTTTGATATCATGTGCTCAACTGCGTCCATACTCAACCTTTGCATTATCAGCGTGGATAGATACTGGGCCATATCAAGTCCATTCCGGTACGAGAGAAAAATGACCCAACGAGTTGCCTTCGTTATGATAAGCGTCACGTGGACGTTGTCTGTACTTATTTCATTCATACCAGTCCAACTGAACTGGCACAAAGCCAGCGAAGACGAAACAGTTGGAGTCCATAACGCCTCCTTGGGTGAAGTAGAAGAAAACTGTGACTCTAGCCTCAACAGAGAATACGCAATATCTTCATCTTTAATAAGTTTCTACATACCCGTAGCAATTATGATTGTGACATACACGAGAATATATCGGATTGCTCAGATCCAAATCAGGAGGATAGCTTCCCTAGAGCGCGCGGCGGAGCACGCGACAAGTTGCAGGGCCAACAACAGACTCGAGTGCCAACACCACAATACCTTGAAAACATCTATTAAAAGGGAAACCAAAGTTTTAAAAACGTTATCGATCATTATGGGCGTCTTTGTGTGTTGTTGGTTACCTTTCTTTATTTTGAACTGCATAGTTCCATTTTGTGATAAACCACCGACTGACAAAGACGCAGGTCTCCCTTGCGTGAGCGAGACAACTTTTGACGTTTTTGTTTGGTTCGGCTGGACTAACTCATCCATGAATCCTATTATTTACGCTTTTAACGCAGAGTTCAGAAAAGCATTTGCCAGTCTGCTGGGTTGTCGTAATTTCTGCTCCAGAACACCCGTTGAAACTGTAAACATTAGCAACGAGCTGGTCTCTTACAATCAGGACACCCTTGTCCACAAAGAAATCGTGAATGCCTACGTCAATATGATCCCCAACGTAGTGGAATGCATTGAGCACGAGGACACGTTTGACAGGATATCACAGTTATCTCACAACAATGAAAATGCCACCGACTCTGTTTGTGACTTGGAAGACTGTGAGGCAGATATTAGCCTCGACAGGATGACACCATTCACCCCCAATGGTTTACATTGA